The following proteins are encoded in a genomic region of Roseinatronobacter sp. S2:
- a CDS encoding RSP_7527 family protein — protein MTQLHDEAPTILDVTRLEQDARRLRAAYIKAGIRKGWARLVAQFHTAQHANDHGTSKA, from the coding sequence ATGACACAACTTCACGATGAAGCACCGACAATTCTGGACGTGACCCGTCTGGAGCAAGACGCCCGCCGCCTGCGCGCAGCATACATTAAGGCAGGTATCCGCAAAGGCTGGGCACGTCTTGTGGCCCAGTTTCACACGGCACAGCACGCAAACGACCACGGCACCAGCAAAGCCTGA
- a CDS encoding DMT family transporter gives MTPETAKYALIMLAAGVGVPVLAALNAQLGARIGSPAIAGAMMFLIAAVVAVAVAAVLGQANTVTALPAQPRYLFLAGILIAFYLLSISWVAPRFGVGNAVMFVLLGQIAAICVIDQFGLFGARLRPLDLPRLIGILLMAVGVVLAQRPPS, from the coding sequence ATGACCCCTGAAACCGCTAAATACGCCTTGATCATGCTGGCCGCAGGTGTCGGTGTGCCGGTTCTGGCGGCGCTGAATGCGCAGCTTGGGGCGCGCATTGGATCGCCCGCGATTGCGGGCGCGATGATGTTCTTGATTGCCGCTGTTGTGGCCGTGGCGGTCGCGGCGGTTCTGGGGCAGGCGAATACGGTGACAGCGCTGCCTGCACAGCCCAGATACCTGTTTCTGGCGGGCATTCTGATTGCGTTTTACTTGTTGTCGATCTCATGGGTTGCGCCGCGTTTTGGCGTGGGCAATGCCGTGATGTTCGTGCTGTTGGGGCAGATTGCCGCGATTTGCGTGATCGACCAGTTCGGCCTGTTCGGGGCGCGGCTGCGTCCGCTTGATCTGCCGCGCCTGATCGGAATTTTGCTGATGGCCGTAGGGGTCGTTCTGGCGCAGCGCCCGCCTTCATGA
- a CDS encoding DUF1330 domain-containing protein, with amino-acid sequence MSALWIAHVEVTDADAYGEYAKRATGAIAAHGGVFIARAGRYVQLEGRERARNVVARFPSVEDAVACYNSPEYQEALGFAKGAAERDLVIVEEVSPG; translated from the coding sequence ATGAGCGCGCTTTGGATTGCACATGTCGAAGTAACCGACGCGGACGCCTATGGCGAATACGCCAAACGCGCGACAGGGGCCATCGCGGCACATGGTGGCGTGTTTATCGCGCGGGCGGGACGCTACGTTCAGCTTGAAGGGCGCGAACGCGCGCGCAATGTCGTCGCGCGCTTCCCATCCGTGGAAGATGCCGTTGCCTGCTATAATTCGCCCGAATATCAAGAAGCGCTTGGCTTTGCCAAAGGGGCCGCAGAACGCGATCTGGTTATCGTCGAGGAAGTCAGCCCCGGCTGA
- the alaS gene encoding alanine--tRNA ligase gives MPSLNDIRTTFLDYFARNGHAVVDSSPLVPRNDPTLMFTNSGMVQFKNMFTGLEQRDYNRATTSQKCVRAGGKHNDLDNVGYTARHHTFFEMLGNFSFGDYFKAEAIPFAWELLTRDFDIPKDRLLVTVYHTDDEAAEMWKKVAGLPDDRIIRIATDDNFWRMGPTGPCGPCTEIFFDHGPSIWGGPPGSAEEDGDRFIEIWNLVFMQNEQHDDGRLTELPRQSIDTGMGLERIGALLQGKHDNYDTDLMRALIEASCHATSSDPDGPGKTHHRVIADHLRAVSFLIADGVMPANDGRGYVLRRIMRRAMRHAHMLGAQDPVMHRLVPALVSAMGSHYTELRDAQALITQTLHAEETRFRQTLDRGLKLLDAELEGLPEGTTLSGQAAFKLYDTFGFPLDLTQDALRERGRAVDVAGFDAAMSEQKARARASWAGSGDAADATIWFDLADRFGTSEFLGYDMETAEGQVLALVVDGAEAKSATGEVQIITNQTPFYAESGGQVGDTGFIRSGSGVAEVTDTRKSAGLIIHFVKVTEGEIVTGQPVKLEVAHARRSAIRANHSATHLLHEALRRALGDHVAQKGSLNAAERLRFDFSHGAAIGADQLAQIEAEVNAFIRQNTPVDTRIMTPDDARALGAQALFGEKYGDEVRVVSMGNLAGSGKGHDGNTYSLELCGGTHVGRTGDIGAFVLLGEGASSAGVRRVEGLTGQAALAYLRAQDARLSEIAGVLKAPAQDVGERVRTLLDERRALQNEIAQLKRQVAMGGSGDGGDDVRDVAGLKVIAKVMNGVSGKDLPSLIDAMKEKLGSGVVILIADTGAKPAVAAGVTADLVERLSAVDLVREVVAGLGGKGGGGRPDMAQGGGADISNADAALAAALSLIEKETA, from the coding sequence ATGCCCAGTCTGAACGACATTCGCACGACTTTCCTTGATTATTTTGCCCGAAACGGTCACGCGGTGGTCGACAGCTCGCCGCTTGTGCCGCGCAACGACCCTACCTTGATGTTCACCAATTCGGGCATGGTTCAGTTCAAGAATATGTTCACCGGGTTGGAACAGCGCGATTATAACCGCGCCACCACATCGCAAAAATGCGTGCGCGCGGGCGGCAAACATAATGATCTGGACAATGTCGGCTATACGGCGCGCCACCATACATTTTTCGAAATGTTGGGGAATTTCAGTTTCGGGGATTACTTCAAGGCTGAAGCGATTCCATTTGCGTGGGAATTGCTGACCCGCGATTTTGACATTCCCAAGGACCGGCTTCTGGTCACGGTATATCATACCGATGATGAAGCCGCTGAAATGTGGAAAAAAGTGGCGGGCCTGCCCGATGACCGCATCATCCGTATTGCGACCGACGACAATTTCTGGCGCATGGGGCCAACCGGCCCTTGCGGCCCCTGCACCGAGATATTTTTTGACCATGGCCCCAGCATCTGGGGCGGCCCTCCGGGCAGTGCGGAAGAAGATGGTGATCGTTTCATTGAAATCTGGAATCTGGTCTTCATGCAGAACGAGCAGCATGACGATGGCCGCCTGACCGAATTGCCGCGACAGTCGATTGATACCGGCATGGGGCTGGAACGGATTGGCGCATTGCTGCAAGGCAAGCATGACAATTACGACACCGACCTGATGCGCGCCTTGATCGAAGCGTCCTGCCACGCCACAAGTTCGGACCCCGATGGTCCGGGCAAGACCCATCACCGCGTGATTGCCGACCATTTGCGCGCCGTGTCCTTCCTTATTGCGGATGGGGTCATGCCCGCAAATGACGGGCGTGGCTATGTGTTGCGCCGGATCATGCGCCGCGCCATGCGCCATGCCCATATGCTGGGCGCGCAAGACCCCGTTATGCACCGTCTTGTGCCCGCGCTGGTCAGCGCGATGGGCAGCCATTACACCGAATTGCGGGATGCGCAGGCCCTGATCACACAAACCCTGCACGCCGAGGAAACGCGTTTCCGGCAGACACTGGACCGCGGCCTGAAGCTGCTGGATGCCGAGTTGGAGGGGCTGCCCGAAGGGACAACCCTGTCGGGGCAGGCCGCTTTCAAACTGTATGACACGTTCGGCTTTCCGCTGGACCTGACGCAGGACGCTTTGCGCGAACGTGGTCGCGCCGTGGATGTTGCGGGATTCGATGCCGCCATGTCAGAGCAAAAGGCCCGCGCCCGCGCCAGTTGGGCAGGATCAGGTGACGCGGCCGATGCGACCATCTGGTTCGATCTGGCCGACCGCTTCGGGACCAGCGAGTTTCTGGGTTATGATATGGAAACGGCCGAAGGGCAGGTTCTGGCGCTTGTTGTGGACGGGGCAGAGGCAAAATCTGCCACGGGCGAGGTGCAGATCATCACCAACCAGACGCCATTTTACGCCGAATCCGGCGGGCAGGTGGGCGATACCGGTTTCATCCGGTCGGGCAGCGGCGTGGCTGAGGTGACAGACACACGCAAATCTGCCGGGCTTATCATCCATTTTGTCAAAGTGACCGAGGGCGAGATTGTGACGGGCCAGCCCGTCAAGCTGGAGGTGGCGCATGCCCGCCGCAGCGCCATTCGCGCCAACCATTCCGCGACGCATTTGCTGCATGAAGCGCTGCGCCGCGCATTGGGGGACCATGTTGCGCAAAAAGGATCGCTGAACGCGGCGGAGCGGTTGCGGTTCGATTTCAGCCATGGTGCGGCCATTGGTGCAGACCAACTGGCCCAGATCGAGGCAGAGGTGAACGCGTTTATCCGGCAGAACACCCCTGTCGATACCCGCATCATGACACCCGATGATGCCCGCGCGCTGGGGGCGCAGGCGCTGTTTGGCGAAAAATACGGCGACGAAGTGCGCGTGGTGTCGATGGGCAATCTTGCCGGTTCGGGCAAGGGCCATGACGGCAATACCTATTCGCTGGAACTGTGCGGCGGCACCCATGTCGGGCGCACGGGCGATATTGGCGCGTTTGTCCTGCTGGGCGAGGGGGCGTCATCTGCCGGTGTGCGCCGCGTCGAGGGGCTGACAGGGCAGGCGGCGCTGGCCTATCTGCGCGCGCAGGATGCCCGTTTGTCGGAAATTGCAGGCGTGTTGAAAGCGCCCGCACAGGATGTAGGCGAGCGTGTCCGCACCCTGCTTGACGAACGCCGCGCCTTGCAAAACGAAATCGCACAGCTGAAACGTCAGGTGGCGATGGGCGGCAGCGGTGATGGTGGCGATGATGTGCGCGACGTTGCGGGGCTGAAAGTGATTGCCAAGGTCATGAACGGTGTTTCCGGCAAGGACCTGCCGTCGCTGATTGATGCGATGAAAGAAAAACTCGGGTCTGGTGTGGTTATTCTGATCGCGGATACAGGGGCCAAACCTGCGGTTGCCGCCGGTGTCACTGCGGATCTGGTTGAACGGCTTTCTGCCGTCGATCTGGTGCGCGAAGTTGTGGCCGGACTGGGCGGCAAGGGCGGTGGTGGCCGCCCTGACATGGCGCAAGGCGGCGGCGCCGATATTTCAAATGCGGACGCGGCGCTGGCCGCCGCACTGTCCCTGATAGAAAAGGAAACTGCATGA
- a CDS encoding SDR family oxidoreductase has protein sequence MTGTLLSIGHGYSAQALEPLLLPRGWTIIGTTRSTDKARAMTERGVTPLIWPGNPLPLAQATHLLTSVSPRDDDPVLAAHGANIARATHLRWVGYLSTIGVYGDQQGGWVDEDTIPNAASARAQARVQAETAWQNACNTAGVRLHIFRLAGIYGTGRGPIAKLREGRAQRVVKPGQYFSRIHQADIGQALDLAIHSDIGSRVYNLCDDQPAPPQDVLAYAARIAGLPVPPEVPFEDADLSPMARSFYADSKRVRNDRIKRELGLKLLYPDYESGLRAILDAEG, from the coding sequence ATGACAGGAACACTTCTCTCAATAGGGCACGGATACAGTGCGCAGGCGCTGGAGCCGCTTTTGCTGCCGCGCGGCTGGACCATCATTGGCACAACGCGCAGCACCGACAAGGCCCGCGCCATGACGGAACGCGGGGTAACCCCGTTGATCTGGCCCGGAAACCCGTTGCCGCTGGCGCAAGCCACGCATCTGTTAACATCGGTTTCGCCCCGCGATGATGATCCGGTTCTGGCTGCACATGGCGCGAATATTGCACGCGCGACCCATCTGCGCTGGGTGGGTTATCTGTCCACAATCGGCGTCTATGGCGACCAGCAAGGGGGCTGGGTCGACGAAGATACAATTCCCAACGCTGCATCTGCGCGCGCGCAGGCGCGTGTGCAGGCAGAAACCGCATGGCAGAATGCCTGCAACACGGCTGGGGTCCGGTTGCATATCTTCCGGCTTGCGGGAATATACGGGACGGGGCGCGGCCCGATTGCCAAACTGCGCGAGGGGCGCGCGCAACGTGTGGTAAAGCCCGGACAGTATTTTTCGCGCATCCATCAGGCCGATATCGGGCAGGCGCTGGATCTTGCAATCCATTCGGACATCGGCAGTCGCGTCTATAACCTGTGCGATGACCAGCCTGCGCCCCCGCAGGATGTGCTGGCTTATGCTGCCCGCATTGCAGGGTTACCCGTCCCCCCCGAAGTCCCGTTCGAGGATGCGGATCTGTCCCCCATGGCGCGCAGCTTTTATGCCGACAGCAAACGTGTCCGCAATGACCGCATAAAGCGCGAACTGGGGCTGAAACTGTTGTATCCGGATTACGAAAGCGGGTTGCGCGCAATACTGGACGCAGAAGGTTGA
- the edd gene encoding phosphogluconate dehydratase: MPINSGIEAVTDRIRNRSAARRAQYMDRMRAAADAGPVRAHLSCGNQAHAYAAMQDDKENLATGRAPNLGIVTAYNDMLSAHQPFQAYPDIIRAAARAAGGTAQVAGGVPAMCDGVTQGQPGMELSLFSRDVIALSAGVAMSHNCFDAAVWLGVCDKIVPGLIIAAATFGHVPSVFIPAGPMTSGLPNDEKSKIRQQFAQGEIGREDLMKAEMASYHGPGTCTFYGTANTNQMLMEFMGLHLPGTSFVNPGTPLREALTVAATERALAITALGNDYRPASQVLDERAFVNGIVGLMATGGSTNLVLHLPAMARAAGIELTLQDFADISDMVPLMAKVYPNGLADVNHFHAAGGLGFMIGELLDAGLLHDDVCTIAGDGLARYAQEPKLHNGALVWEDGAGHTLNDRILRPAAQAFQKSGGLKQLTGNLGQGVIKTSAVDPSRHVITARARVFHEQAAVKAAFQAGEFTEDTIVVVRFQGPAANGMPELHSLTPILAVLQDRGLKMALVTDGRMSGASGKVPAAIHVAPEAAKGGPLARVQDGDMMRLDAVTGRLDVLEEGFDARTPVTADLSANEFGLGREMFAAFRQAVGDSTEGAAVVV, encoded by the coding sequence ATGCCAATCAATTCCGGGATAGAAGCCGTCACGGACAGAATTCGCAACCGTTCGGCCGCGCGAAGGGCGCAGTATATGGACCGGATGCGCGCCGCTGCTGATGCCGGACCCGTGCGTGCGCATCTGTCTTGTGGCAATCAGGCCCATGCCTATGCCGCCATGCAGGACGACAAGGAAAATCTGGCCACAGGCCGCGCGCCCAATCTGGGCATTGTCACGGCCTATAATGACATGCTGTCGGCGCATCAGCCGTTTCAGGCCTATCCCGATATCATCCGTGCCGCGGCGCGTGCAGCTGGCGGCACTGCGCAGGTTGCAGGCGGTGTGCCTGCCATGTGTGACGGTGTCACCCAAGGTCAGCCCGGCATGGAATTGTCGCTGTTTTCGCGCGATGTGATTGCCTTGTCGGCGGGCGTTGCCATGTCGCATAACTGTTTTGATGCGGCTGTGTGGCTTGGGGTTTGTGACAAAATCGTGCCGGGGCTTATCATTGCGGCGGCAACTTTTGGCCATGTGCCATCGGTGTTTATTCCTGCCGGTCCCATGACCAGTGGCTTGCCGAATGATGAAAAGTCAAAAATCCGTCAGCAATTCGCCCAAGGTGAAATCGGGCGCGAAGACCTGATGAAGGCCGAAATGGCCAGTTATCACGGCCCGGGCACCTGCACATTCTATGGCACCGCCAATACAAATCAGATGCTGATGGAATTCATGGGCCTGCATCTGCCGGGCACCAGCTTCGTCAACCCGGGCACGCCACTGCGCGAGGCACTGACAGTCGCTGCGACCGAACGCGCGCTGGCCATTACTGCGCTTGGCAATGATTACCGCCCCGCCAGTCAGGTGCTGGATGAACGTGCTTTCGTGAATGGAATTGTTGGGTTGATGGCCACGGGCGGGTCCACCAATCTGGTGCTGCATCTGCCCGCGATGGCGCGCGCGGCAGGTATTGAACTGACCTTGCAGGATTTCGCCGATATCTCGGATATGGTGCCGTTGATGGCCAAGGTTTATCCCAACGGTCTTGCCGATGTGAACCATTTTCACGCTGCAGGCGGGCTGGGCTTCATGATTGGTGAATTGCTGGATGCGGGCCTGCTGCATGATGATGTGTGCACCATCGCGGGTGACGGGCTGGCACGCTATGCGCAGGAACCCAAACTGCATAACGGCGCGCTGGTCTGGGAGGATGGCGCGGGACATACGCTGAATGACCGCATTCTGCGCCCCGCTGCGCAGGCGTTCCAGAAATCAGGCGGGCTGAAGCAACTGACGGGCAATCTGGGGCAGGGGGTGATCAAGACCTCGGCGGTGGACCCGTCGCGCCATGTGATCACGGCGCGTGCGCGCGTGTTTCACGAACAGGCAGCGGTCAAGGCGGCGTTTCAGGCGGGCGAATTTACCGAAGATACCATTGTCGTGGTGCGTTTTCAGGGACCTGCCGCCAATGGCATGCCGGAATTGCATTCACTGACGCCCATTCTGGCTGTGCTGCAAGATCGCGGGCTGAAAATGGCATTGGTCACCGACGGGCGCATGTCGGGGGCAAGTGGCAAGGTGCCGGCGGCAATTCATGTGGCCCCCGAAGCGGCCAAGGGGGGACCGCTGGCGCGGGTTCAGGACGGTGATATGATGCGCCTTGATGCGGTCACCGGACGTCTGGATGTGCTGGAAGAGGGCTTTGACGCACGCACGCCTGTCACGGCAGACCTGTCCGCGAATGAATTCGGGCTGGGGCGGGAAATGTTCGCAGCCTTCCGACAGGCGGTGGGCGATTCAACCGAAGGGGCGGCGGTCGTCGTCTGA
- a CDS encoding M48 family metallopeptidase: MLKLAPILILLAYGLVMYWFSSWRTKQELDEKSSPLADARLKRLTDRFAKAVGVDHIKVHIYEIEPVNGLAAPDGRIFITRGFYNKYRQGEVTAEELASVIAHELGHVALGHSRKRMIDFSGTNAVRMALATVFNRFLPGLGVIIANFLVSVLAAKLSRNDEYEADAYASALLVKAEIGTAPQKDLFRKLETLTGMGGGMPAWLMSHPKTAERIRAIEENEARWEIAPKRL, encoded by the coding sequence ATGTTGAAACTTGCCCCTATTCTGATCCTGCTGGCATATGGACTGGTGATGTACTGGTTTTCAAGCTGGCGTACCAAACAAGAGCTGGATGAGAAATCCTCTCCGCTGGCCGATGCGCGGCTGAAACGGTTGACCGACCGCTTTGCAAAGGCAGTGGGCGTCGATCATATCAAGGTTCATATCTATGAAATCGAGCCGGTGAACGGGCTGGCAGCACCCGACGGGCGCATTTTCATCACCCGCGGATTCTATAACAAATACCGTCAGGGAGAGGTTACGGCAGAAGAACTGGCAAGTGTCATTGCGCATGAGCTGGGGCATGTGGCGCTGGGACATTCGCGCAAGCGCATGATCGATTTTTCGGGAACAAATGCCGTGCGCATGGCGCTGGCCACGGTGTTCAACCGCTTTTTGCCGGGCTTGGGTGTGATCATTGCGAATTTTCTGGTGTCTGTTCTGGCCGCAAAATTAAGCCGCAATGACGAATATGAAGCGGATGCCTATGCATCTGCGCTACTGGTCAAGGCCGAGATCGGCACCGCGCCGCAAAAAGACCTGTTTCGCAAGCTGGAAACCCTGACTGGTATGGGCGGCGGGATGCCCGCATGGCTGATGAGCCATCCTAAAACCGCAGAACGCATTCGCGCCATAGAGGAGAACGAGGCCCGTTGGGAAATTGCGCCCAAGCGCCTGTAG
- a CDS encoding DUF502 domain-containing protein yields MSQDPTKRGLIASLRGNFIAGLAVIAPGVLTIWLVWNVITWIDGLVLPLIPRSFHPQAMVGLDVPGVGVIVFVIFTLVMGYFTKGLIGRTLVGWGERIVEAMPIIRSIYNAVKQIADTILARTAPTFDRACLVQYPRPGLWAMAFISTTTRGEIGDHLSGKGDMVSIFLPTTPNPTSGFLLFVPREDVIELDMSIEDAAKLVISAGLVYPDTRKGKPRNGGDTPPVSIPKG; encoded by the coding sequence ATGAGCCAAGACCCAACCAAACGCGGACTGATCGCATCGCTTCGCGGCAATTTCATCGCCGGTCTGGCCGTGATCGCGCCCGGCGTGCTGACCATCTGGCTGGTCTGGAACGTGATTACATGGATTGACGGGCTGGTTCTGCCGCTGATCCCGCGCAGTTTTCACCCGCAGGCGATGGTCGGGCTGGATGTGCCCGGTGTGGGGGTGATTGTATTTGTCATCTTTACGCTGGTGATGGGCTATTTCACAAAAGGGCTGATCGGGCGCACGCTTGTGGGCTGGGGCGAACGCATTGTCGAGGCGATGCCCATCATCCGGTCCATCTATAACGCAGTCAAGCAGATCGCCGACACGATTTTGGCGCGCACAGCCCCCACATTTGACCGCGCCTGTCTGGTGCAATACCCGCGCCCCGGCCTATGGGCGATGGCGTTCATTTCGACAACCACGCGCGGGGAAATCGGGGATCACCTGTCGGGCAAGGGCGATATGGTGTCGATCTTCCTGCCCACCACGCCGAACCCGACATCAGGGTTCTTGCTGTTTGTGCCGCGTGAAGATGTGATCGAGCTGGACATGTCGATCGAAGATGCCGCGAAACTGGTGATTTCAGCGGGTCTGGTGTATCCTGACACACGCAAAGGCAAGCCACGCAATGGTGGCGATACGCCGCCCGTCAGTATCCCAAAGGGGTGA
- the truA gene encoding tRNA pseudouridine(38-40) synthase TruA — protein sequence MPRYALKIEYDGRPFCGWQRQVTLPSVQGAIESALAKLEPDLPSIGAAGRTDTGVHAMGQVAHCDMRRDWPPFRLMAALNHHLRPAPVAILDCAQVDDRFHARFSATERRYLFRLLARRAPPTFEAGQVWNVRHALSLAPMQHAAQHLLGTHDFTTFRASQCQAASPVKTLDAIDIDCVTLPEGQEFRFSLRARSFLHNQVRSIVGTLERVGSGAWTPEDVKTALEACDRAACGPVSPPDGLYLAGVGYPSDPFAT from the coding sequence ATGCCACGATATGCCCTGAAAATTGAATATGATGGCCGACCGTTCTGCGGCTGGCAGCGTCAGGTCACCCTGCCGTCAGTCCAGGGCGCGATAGAATCCGCACTGGCAAAACTGGAACCTGATCTGCCGTCCATCGGGGCTGCGGGGCGCACTGATACCGGTGTGCATGCCATGGGTCAGGTTGCCCATTGCGACATGCGCCGCGATTGGCCCCCCTTCCGCCTGATGGCTGCCCTGAACCACCATCTGCGCCCTGCCCCTGTTGCCATCCTTGATTGCGCGCAGGTTGATGACAGGTTTCACGCCCGTTTTTCCGCAACCGAGCGGCGCTATCTGTTCCGCCTGCTGGCCCGTCGCGCCCCCCCCACATTCGAGGCAGGACAGGTCTGGAACGTCCGGCACGCACTTTCGCTGGCACCCATGCAGCACGCAGCGCAGCATCTGCTGGGCACGCATGATTTCACCACCTTCCGCGCAAGCCAGTGTCAGGCGGCATCGCCCGTCAAGACGCTGGACGCCATCGACATAGACTGCGTGACCCTGCCCGAAGGGCAGGAATTCCGCTTTTCGCTGCGCGCGCGATCATTCCTGCACAATCAGGTGCGCAGCATTGTTGGCACATTGGAGCGTGTGGGGTCAGGCGCATGGACACCGGAAGATGTGAAAACCGCGCTTGAAGCCTGTGACCGTGCCGCCTGCGGGCCGGTAAGCCCGCCCGACGGCTTATATCTTGCAGGCGTTGGTTACCCGTCAGACCCGTTCGCCACTTAA
- the recA gene encoding recombinase RecA: MAVADLLTMTDKRTAEKQKALDSALAQIERQFGKGSIMRLGADSPVTEIESTSTGSLGLDIALGIGGLPKGRIIEIYGPESSGKTTLTLHAVAEEQKKGGICAFVDAEHAMDPQYARKLGVNLDDLLISQPDTGEQALEIVDTLVRSGAVSMVVVDSVAALTPKSELEGDMGDSNVGVHARLMSQAMRKLTGSISRSNCMVIFINQIRMKIGVMFGSPETTTGGNALKFYASVRLDIRRIGAIKDRDEVVGNQTRVKVVKNKVAPPFKQVEFDIMYGEGISKTGELLDLGVKAGVVEKSGAWYSYGDERIGQGRENAKTFLKENPQRALEIEDKIRAAHGLDFPMAEGDASLTED; this comes from the coding sequence ATGGCTGTAGCGGATTTGCTGACAATGACTGACAAGCGGACGGCGGAAAAACAAAAGGCGCTTGATTCAGCGCTTGCCCAGATTGAACGCCAGTTTGGCAAAGGCTCGATCATGCGGCTGGGTGCTGACAGCCCGGTGACCGAGATTGAGTCAACCTCCACAGGGTCGCTGGGGCTGGATATTGCGCTTGGAATCGGTGGTTTGCCCAAAGGGCGCATTATCGAAATTTATGGTCCTGAAAGTTCGGGCAAAACCACGCTGACCCTGCATGCCGTTGCAGAAGAACAGAAAAAGGGCGGCATTTGCGCCTTTGTGGACGCCGAACACGCGATGGACCCGCAATATGCGCGCAAACTTGGCGTGAATCTGGATGACCTGCTGATTTCCCAGCCCGATACGGGCGAACAGGCGCTTGAAATCGTCGATACGCTTGTGCGTTCGGGCGCGGTGTCGATGGTTGTGGTCGATTCGGTGGCGGCATTGACGCCAAAATCCGAACTTGAAGGCGATATGGGCGATTCGAATGTTGGCGTGCACGCACGGCTGATGTCGCAGGCCATGCGCAAACTGACGGGGTCGATTTCGCGGTCGAATTGCATGGTGATTTTCATCAACCAGATTCGCATGAAAATCGGCGTGATGTTTGGCAGCCCCGAAACCACGACGGGTGGCAATGCGCTGAAATTCTACGCATCCGTCCGGCTGGATATTCGCCGGATCGGCGCAATCAAGGACCGCGATGAAGTGGTCGGAAATCAAACCCGCGTCAAGGTTGTCAAGAACAAGGTCGCGCCCCCCTTCAAACAGGTGGAATTCGACATCATGTATGGTGAAGGCATTTCCAAAACCGGCGAATTGCTGGATCTGGGCGTCAAGGCGGGCGTGGTCGAGAAATCGGGTGCGTGGTATTCCTACGGCGATGAACGCATTGGGCAAGGGCGCGAGAATGCGAAGACCTTCCTGAAGGAAAACCCGCAACGCGCGCTGGAAATTGAAGACAAGATCCGTGCAGCCCATGGTCTGGACTTTCCCATGGCGGAAGGCGACGCATCCCTGACCGAGGATTAA
- the ppk2 gene encoding polyphosphate kinase 2 has protein sequence MKTAPKTYRWVPDPADLTTDEINAFFESDRYPYRYKMPRRTYEQEKARLQAELLKVQKWAIDTGERFVFLFEGRDAAGKGGTIKRFNEHLNPRFARVVALNKPSEREAGQWYFQRYVEHLPTSGEMVFYDRSWYNRAGVERVMGFCSPTEYLEFMRQAPEFERMLVRSGIRLHKFWFSVTPEEQLRRFTARETDPLKRWKLSPIDKASLGKWDEYTQAKEAMFFYTDTADAPWTVIKSKDKKRARLECMKHFLSTLEYPDKDPEIARKPDPLIVGRARHVVLSGAELGHVMGA, from the coding sequence ATGAAGACAGCGCCCAAGACCTACAGGTGGGTTCCCGACCCCGCTGACTTGACCACGGATGAGATTAATGCGTTTTTCGAGTCGGATCGCTACCCTTACCGCTACAAAATGCCACGGCGGACTTATGAGCAGGAAAAGGCGCGCCTTCAGGCCGAGCTGCTGAAAGTGCAGAAATGGGCCATCGATACCGGAGAGCGCTTCGTGTTCCTGTTTGAAGGGCGCGACGCTGCGGGCAAGGGCGGCACCATCAAGCGGTTCAACGAGCACCTGAACCCGCGTTTCGCGCGCGTTGTGGCACTCAACAAGCCGTCAGAACGTGAAGCGGGCCAATGGTATTTTCAACGCTATGTCGAGCATCTGCCAACATCAGGTGAAATGGTGTTTTACGACCGGTCGTGGTATAATCGCGCAGGCGTTGAACGGGTGATGGGGTTTTGCAGCCCGACAGAATATCTGGAATTCATGCGTCAGGCCCCGGAATTTGAACGCATGCTGGTGCGGTCCGGCATCCGGCTGCACAAGTTCTGGTTTTCTGTCACACCCGAAGAACAGTTGCGCCGTTTTACCGCGCGCGAAACAGACCCGCTAAAACGCTGGAAATTATCACCCATCGATAAGGCAAGTCTTGGCAAATGGGACGAATACACCCAAGCCAAAGAAGCGATGTTCTTTTATACCGACACTGCCGATGCGCCGTGGACTGTCATCAAATCCAAAGACAAGAAACGCGCGCGGCTGGAATGCATGAAGCATTTTCTGTCCACGCTTGAGTATCCTGACAAAGACCCGGAAATCGCAAGAAAGCCTGATCCCCTGATCGTGGGGCGCGCGCGTCATGTGGTTCTGTCCGGCGCGGAACTGGGCCATGTCATGGGTGCATAA